Below is a window of Dehalococcoidia bacterium DNA.
AAGCTCGTCGTTCCGCGCTTCGAGCTTGGCAAGCCACGGTTCGAGATGTGTTGGCCCGTACAGGAATGGCGTCTGCAGCAGGTCACTCTCCGGTGGTATGTCAACCTGTATGCCCCTGCCTTTGGCAACGCCTATCCAGAACTCGCAGGAAGGACGCTGCTTGGCATACTCTTGACCCACGGGATTGTCCTGCGCCATGTCCACACCGTACAGCGCGATACGCTTGTAGCCGTAGGCGACGGCCAGCGCGATGAGCCAAGAAATCGTGTTGGTGAAGTAGTTAGCGCCGGAATTGGTGTAGCCATCAGTCGCCATGTGAAGCACCTGCTCCAATGGGTAGCGCACACTGTTCGGAATCTCAGGATGCTGCCACCACATGAACACAGGAAACTTCTGCTTCGCCAGCCATGCCTTGTGATTCGGGTCACGCGCCGTAGGAGGCTCAAGCCCGTGCAGTTGAAACCACGCCGTAGCCCGAGCCTCCAGTTGCGGCATTTCCATGTACAGCTCGTTGATGGGCCATATATCCCAGCCGCCTTCGTCCAAAGGAGCCTTGTCCCTCGAAGAAGGTGCAAAGCCTAGGATGATGACCCTATCGTTTACCTTGCCTATCGGCTCGATGCCGAACTCGTTGATAGCCATGGGAAAACAGACACCCCCATTTGTCGTGTTTGGTCGGTCTTGCGGAATTCCCCCAGAGAGGTGGAACTAGGTGGTTGAGCCGAACACCACGCTACGGTTGTTTGTGACGACCCACTGTGTGCTGCCCGTGCCAATCGCGGAGAAGTACGAGTTTGTCACGTGCATGATTGCGGCCTGTTTGACGCCAGCCGTGCTGAGGAACTGCCCCACGCCTGTAAGCAGATATACCTTATAGGCATTGTTGGCAGTGGAGTCACCCTGTATGGCTGCGCGAACAACCGTAACCTGCCTGCCCGCCACAGGATTGCCCAGGTTGTAGTAGCACTTGCCCGTGGTGCGGGTAATCAGAGTTACGCCGTAGCCCGCAACGCCGCCTGCCGCGCCGCCCGTGGTGGCCTGCGTTGCGACGGAATGGTTCAGGCCGCTGGAAAGCGTGAGGCCCTTAGCTACCGAAGCCGCGCTGGAGCAGGTGAGCAGGTTTGTGACTGTGGCTTTGCTACTTGCGGTGAGTAGATTGTTGACTGTCGCTTTGCTGGAAGCTGTGAGCAACAGCCCAACGGTTGCCTTCGAGCTGGCTGTCAGCAACGCCGTTGCAGTCAGCTTGGAAGACGCAGTGGCCTCCAGCGTGAAGGTGGCTTTCGAGGATGCGGTGAGCAGGTTGGTGGCGGTTATCTTGGAAGAGCTGGTTATGGTGCCTCCTGTTACGGACAGCACACCAGCCGACAGCGTACCCGTGATGGCCGCAGACGAAGCCGTGATTCCCTTGGTGATGGCCGCCTTCGAGGTTGCCGCTATGCCGTAGTTGGCCTTGATGTCGCTTGTACCTTCGATGTTGCCAACGACGTAGATTGGCTGGAATACCTTCTTAACACCCATATTTATGCGCCCCCTTAGGCGACGCAGCCATGGAAGAAGGCTCCGCAGGTAGGACTGACTATCTTGAAGTCATACGCCATTTCACCCTCGATGCGGTCGGAAGCGATCTGCTCAAGCCTGTATCTCTTGATGCGGTTTGCTCCAAGGCCAGCGCCGTTCAAGCCTGTCCAGGTGAAGCAGTAGCCGCCGGACGGCTGCAGCAGGCCAGGGTTCGGGGGAGCGTACACGAGCAGCGCGTCCTTCGAGGTGTTGACGAACGCATACGAAGCGGTAGCGCCTTCCTTCGCGCTGTTCTTGACAGCCCACGCGACATAGAACCTCTCCACGTCAAACAGTCCTGCAAGCAGGTCTTCGGTGACTACGCCGCGCTGCGTGTACTTGATGCGCTCCAGGATGTCGGGGTGGTTCTTCAGGTGCTCGTACACTTCAGGGCCTACAACCATGATGTTGGGCTTGTAGCCGGTGTTCTTGATTATCGCGATTTGCTCTGCGGCAACATCCTCAATCGGTGTGCCTGCGGCAGTGTCCCAGTCGCCAGGAGCAATGTCAGCGCCCGTTGTGGAGCCTGTCCAGACGGAGGTCGCGAAGAACGTCGCAGCCCAGTCAATCTCTCGCTTGAGCAAGAGCTGCTGCGTGACGTACTCTGTGGCATCCCTGTCCAGATTGATGGGAGCATCCGCATTGGCTCTGGTCTGGTCATCTACATCCTTGTGGAAGCCGATAACGTCGCAGGAATAGGAAGCGGTTCCAATCCCGAATCCGCTGCCAGCAGTCTCCGAACCGGGTGCGCGTGGCTGTGCCTCACTTGTGAACCAGTAGGCTTGCGTATACGTGAAGTATTTGTCGGACTGCTTCGGAACCGGCACCACGGGGAAGACCTTGGTCGCTATGAACCTATCCTGCTTCTGGATGAACGCCGTGGATATGTTGGTTAGGGGACGGTCAACATGCACGTCCCCATAGGACGGTTGGGCCAAAGGTGGTCCCTCCTTGTCAGGAGAGCTCACACCCCCAGAATTGTGGCTATGCTTGCCCCCATAATGGAACCAATTGGCCCAGACGGGCCTGCTGGGGGGACAGGCTTTCGGCGGCCATTCCTAGTCTGGGCCAAGCCGAAAAGCGTGGTCAGAAGCTGAATTCAGCGCCTAACACATTGGGCTTAGAGTGAAGGTGAATCTCGGTACGGTAGGGCGGAACGTGGGAATCGAAGCGGGTAAGTGAAGCGGTGGTGTTTACGTGTCGGTCTTGATATGCTGTAGCACGCAGGAAATCGGCGCACCTGTGGATGTGCAGGTTTCCAGCACAGGCCCAAACAGCGGCGTATTGGCTACAGCAGCGGTGGACGACTTGGCGAAGCCCAGCGAGGTGAACCATACGAGGTCGCCGAAGGTAATCGTGGTCGTTGCGCCGAGAATCTTGCTGACAGCGCCGGAGCCGATGGGCCATACCGTAGCCGCCTGCCCACTGCCCGGCTTGTTCTGCAGAATGCCGAGTATCTTGTTGCCCAGCGAGCTGTTTGGCA
It encodes the following:
- a CDS encoding major capsid protein, which produces MAQPSYGDVHVDRPLTNISTAFIQKQDRFIATKVFPVVPVPKQSDKYFTYTQAYWFTSEAQPRAPGSETAGSGFGIGTASYSCDVIGFHKDVDDQTRANADAPINLDRDATEYVTQQLLLKREIDWAATFFATSVWTGSTTGADIAPGDWDTAAGTPIEDVAAEQIAIIKNTGYKPNIMVVGPEVYEHLKNHPDILERIKYTQRGVVTEDLLAGLFDVERFYVAWAVKNSAKEGATASYAFVNTSKDALLVYAPPNPGLLQPSGGYCFTWTGLNGAGLGANRIKRYRLEQIASDRIEGEMAYDFKIVSPTCGAFFHGCVA